The genomic window AATAACAAAAAGGAGGAAAAACGAGAATGAATTTTGCGATTTTAGTTAGATGGGGCAATGGTTTTATGGTGATGGCAACCGGCAAAACTCAAGAAGAGCTGGGCGAAATTAACCGGATTCATAACTGGGTGATAACAGGAATCCGCTTGCGGCCATATGAGTTGATCGGCCGGAGCGAATTGGAAGATTTTGAGGTTTTACAAAAACCCGGAGAAAGATTAGTCGTACCTGATTATGGATTGTCGGAAATGCAGGAAAACAAAAAAATTTATCGGTTGAGAAGAGTTAAATAAACAGAGGAGGAAAAATGAAAGAAGAAACAACAGAAACCGGAGAAATAACGGCAGAGGATAAAAAAAGAGAGGCGGAAAGAGGAGCGCTGTTGCATAGACTTTTAGGTTCTAAAGTAAAAGGCGAGGGCAATACTATTTTAAACATTAGCCTTTGCCTTTAAGCTGAAAAAGCCGTGATCGCTGTTTTAACCAAACAGCGGCGCGGCTTATTTTTTTAATTTGAAAAATATAATTAGGTTTTGCTATATTGCCTGAATGTAATATAATATAAACAGGCGCGATTTATTATAATTGGCTGTAGTTTGAGGCTATGGGTTATAGCATAACGGCAGTATCTGCCGGCTGGCAGGTTTATTTATCGGGATGTAGTATAATGGTAGTACGCAAGGCTGGGGGTCTTGTAGCGGGGGTTCGATTCTCCCCATCCCGACATAGACGAACGTTCGTGTTCACGGAGTGCGTCCGCCTTAAGGGCGGACGCACGCAAAAATAAAAAGTTTTTAAATTCAGCCTTAAAATCAGCCAAAATTTTCCACTCCTCCCGCCACTCCCAAACCACCTCTCTATTTAGCAAATGGCGGTTCGTTCCAATTTTTTCCGTAAAAGATTTTATTTCCATAAAATCTTTGGACAAAGCAAGTTTTTTGGCGTAGCTAGCGTCAATTATCCATTTTTTCAATGGTTCGAGCCAATTGTTTCCCTTTCGCCCAAAATCAGATTTCTTTTCCGAGAGGTCTGTTTTTGTTTGGATAAGTTCGTTCTTTTTAGCTAAATAAATATCTTTTTCAATGGTGCCGTCTAAATACGCGTTAACTAGCTTATCAAGTTTCATTTCCGCCTCTTTTATTTTTTCCTCTAAACTTTGGGCGAAAGATTTATTATCATCTTTTTGTTCGCTTTCCCAAATTTTAACTTTAGCTAACATTTTTTCTTTCCAGTCATCGTTAAGAGCGACTTTTTCTAGCCGTTCAGTCAGTTGATCAACTAATTTTTTCTCACCGATATACTTTTGACCGCATTTGCCTAATTTTTTAGTACAGCGGTAATAGGTATATATACCGCCGTTGCCTTTGGCTAATTGGGCGGTAATGGCCCCGCCGCACTCCCCGCACTTTAAAAGTCCGAGAAAAGGGAAACCGTGCTTTTTCTTTTTAACTCTAATCCTTTTGCCATTGTTAATGACCTTCTGAACGGCTGTAAAAGCCGCTCTGGAAACAATTGGCGGGAAATCGCCCTCATAGCACTCGCCAGCTCTTTCAATTATCCCCAGATAGATTTTGTTATTTAACATCCGATGTATAACCGCTTTACATAACGGTTTACCTAACTTGCCAACTACGCCCAAAAACTCCAGGCGCCGGCCCAGACTCCGATAAGTATGCTTGCCCGTGGCAAACTCCTCAAAAGCGATTTTAACCAGTTTAGATTTAAAAGGGTCTGGCTCAATGTTTCTAGTTTTAGGATTATTAACATAGCCGAAAGGAGCCAAACCCGGATATTGGCCGCGCCTGAGTTTTTGCCTAATTCCGCGCTTTACGTTCTCGGAAAGATTATCTGAATAGTATTTAGATTGCCCGAAAGCCACCTGTAGCATAAACAAGCCTTGCGGAGTTGGCTCAAACCAGAAAGTAGGGAAGCGCAAAGAAGCGATTTTACCGATGTCTATGCTGTAAATAATTTGTCCGCCGTCAACGCTGTTTCTTGCCAATCTGTCCGGATGCCAGGCAATCAAGCCGACCGGTTCTTTGCTGGCGTAAACTTTACTCATCATCTCGTTAAATATTTCCCGTCCTGGCTTCTTTGCGCTTTTACTCTCAATAAACTGCTCGGAAATAATAATGTTTTCTCGCTTGGCGTATTCGGCCAACTCCGCGAGCTGTGCTTCAATACTCATTATTTGCCTTTCCTCGTCCTCGGTGGATTTTCGGGCGTAAAGAAAGTATTTCATAGATGTTTAAAATTAGAGCGCGGAATTAAAACTTGCTTTGTCTGCCGCTCCCGATAGCAATCGGGAGCGGACGGAAAAAATTGGTAAGACAAAAACAAAATTTTTGTAAATTGTGGCTATACCGCGAAATCAGTATTTAAATCATTATTTAGAAAAATTTTGTTTTTGTCTTTGGGCGCTTCGCGCCCGACGAACCGCCGTTTGCTAAATAGAAAGGTGGTTTGGGAGTGGCGGGAGGAGTGGAAAATTTTGGCTGATTTTAAGGCTGAATTTAAAAACTTTTTATTTTTGCGTGCGTCCGCCCTTAAGGCGGACGCACTCCGTGAACACGAACGTTCGTCTATGTCGAGTTTATTAGACATAGCACGAACCTTTTTCCGGAAAAAGGAAAAATTTTAAGAAATTTTTCCAAAGCCCATTCACGCCCTAAATTCAAAGGCACGGCGGGCAAAAAAGGAAAGGGGTCGGGGGAAAGGAAATTTTTGCCCGCCGTGCCTTCCTCCCGCCGGAGCCTGTCCCGCACACCGATGCGGGAACGGGCTAATTCGCCTCTTTTTCAAGTCAAGATTATTTTTCGTATCCCGGTTACGGGATGCGCCGCCATTAGGTTGCGCTTGACCCACCCACCCGTTCGCGCGCAACTACAAGGAACTCCCTTTTGTATTTACTAAACCCTTGATTCTTGATAGTATAGTAATAGATTAACGAATATACATAGCTATTATTTTAATTATAGTAATATATTACAATGTCGTCAACAAACAAATCAATGATTGCTGAAAATATGAAGAAATACCGCAATAAAATGGGTATTTCACAAGACAGGCTATCTAAATTGGCGGATATTACCTACAACACCATTATTAAAATTGAATCAGGCGCTAATAAAAATCCGACCATAGAAACTTTATCCAAAATTGCCAAGGCATTGGGCGTTGGCGTCGATGATTTAATTAGATAAAAGTTTATTTCAAAAGTAAAAAGATAAGAATTGATTTTATTATGAATAATAAAAATAAAAAAGAGATAAATAATTTTGAGTTTGAGTTTGAATATGATAAGCCCAGGAACATTTTTAAATGCCAATTTTTTAAAGTTGGTTATGAAGATGAAAAACTCGGTTATGGTAAAATTGATAAAGATAAGGCCTATTGTTCTATAAGAGATGAAGAGCTTAGCAATTATAAAACCTGCTGTACTAAACATGAGGGTCAAGAGCCAAGCAAATATTTGCACTGTCAGTCTTATCAAGAAAAATTTGGCAATATGAGTGATAAAGATAGACTAGAATTAAGAAATTTAAAATTAATAAGAGAGTCAGTTATAAAAGCCGATCAGAGTGTGCAACAGGCGAGAAGGGCTAATATTTTAAATTGGGTAATGTTATTTATAACTTTGATTTCTGTTTTTTTACAATTTATTTTTCAAACAAAAACTTTAGAATTGCTAACTTAGCCCTGTCCATTTCAAAGGAAAGTTTAAGTATTTTTGCAAACAAAGAAGGGGTTAATCTGAGGCCGTTAATTAATATTAGTTCGATGATGTACAAAAACAGTGATTTTAAAGCTCCTAAAATAATTATTTCAAATGATGGCAAAGTTGAGGCATTAAATGTGTTAGTGCAGATTATAAGAAGGCAATTTGATGGAGAAAAATTTGTTGGGGCTGTATGGGGAGGCGGCGAAGGCAATCAATATATTTTTGAAAAGATGGTTACTTTTGAATCGAAAGAAATTAGACTACCAGAGGAATATGTTGTCAATCCGGAATATAATGTAATTGAGTTAAGAATTCACTATATGCGAAATTATGATAAACAGCTCTATTCGTATAGAACTTTCTATTTTTATCAGTCAATTAACAGCGAATTCGGAACCTGGATTAATATACAAAGGGCCAAACTAGATAAATCATATAATGAATCAAAAATAATTGAACAGTCGGAAAAATTGCCAATTGAATTATATGATGAAAAAATGTTAAAAATTATTAATGACGGTTTAACGGAATTAAATTAAATATCAGTTTTTGTTAGAAAACTAAAAATAATAATTATGAATTTATCTGATAACGAAAAACGAGATATTATAAAATATTTGGAATCAGGTAAGCCATTGCCGGAAAAATACCGCTTTTTGCTTTTCGGAGAAGCTAAAGAAGTTGAGCTTTTGTGGAGCGGAAAAACTGACGAAGTGGAGAGTATGGTTTTGCCTTTTCAGGCCATTGAACATATTGACGAGCCGAGAAGCGAGGAAAAAATTTCTGCGCAAAGTTCGCTTTTTGATACTTCCGGTCGGCAAATTAAGGGTTGGTCTAATAAACTTATTTGGGGCGATAATAAATTGATTTTATCCTCACTCAAAAATGGCCCGCTTAGAAAACAGATTGAAACCGAGGGCGGACTTAAACTTATTTATATTGATCCGCCGTTTGACGTTGGCGCGGATTTTTCTATGAATATTGAAATTGGCGAGGAATCTTTTACTAAAAAACCATCGGTAATTGAAGAGATAGCCTTTCGAGATACTTGGGGTAAAGGACAAGACTCCTTCTTGGCCATGCTTTATGAACGCCTATCGTTAATGCGCGATTTATTAGCACCGGATGGTCATATATTTGTTCATTGCGACCAAAGAGTAAATGCTTCTTTACGATTTCTATTGCATGATGTTTTTGGAAAAGAAAATTTCCGAAACGAAATAATATGGCAGCGGACTTCGGCGGGCAAGACCGTGTCGGGAAATTTACCCAAGAATTGTGATTATATTTTGTGGTGTACAAAATCCGATGATTATCAATATTTTGGTTTTAGCGGAGAGTTAACTAAGGAAAACATAAAAGTTTTTAGTAAAAATGATAATGACGGCAGGGGTTTATACAGAACACAACCCATAATTAAAACTTCAAGCCCTGGACCTGCTACAACATACGATTATAAAGATAATAATGGAAATATTTGGAAGTGTCCAAAAAAGGGTTGGCGGTTTAATGAAAACCGGATGAGAAAATTAGAAAATGATAATAGACTTCTTTTTACAACGGTCATCTCTGAAAAATATTATTTAAATGAAAGACTTGAAATAGGCAGACAACTATCAAATCTTTGGGCGGATATTAGTGGTAATACGGTCGGTTTTTCAAAAGAGAGCCAAGACTACCCCACGCAAAAACCAGAAAAACTCTTAGAAAGAATTATTAAAGCAACCACAAGCGAAAGTAATCTTGTTGCAGATTTTTTCTGTGGTTCCGGTACAACCTTGGCGGTAGCGGAAAAAATGGGTAGGAAATGGATTGGCGCTGATTTAGGAAAATTTTCTATCCATACTACCCGCAAAAGATTAATTGACGTACAAAGGGATCTTAAAAGTGAGGGTAAGGATTTTCGAGCATTTGAAATACTTAATATAGGCAAATACGAACGAGAAAAATTTCTGACAGTAAATGAAAATTTACGTGACGAAGAAAAAAGAATCCAGCGAGAAAATAAAGAAAAAGAATTTATCAAACTTATTCTCTCGGCGTACAAAGCCGAGCCGGTGGATTCATTTAATACTTTTGTCGGTAAGAAAAGGGATAGATTGGTCGCTGTCGGTTCAATTGACACGCCGGTTACCAATGATTTTTTAGAAAAAATAATTAACGAATGCCGAGAAAAGAAAATAACTAAAGCTGATGTTTTGGGATTTGATTATGAAATGGGGTTGGATTTTGAATCGGCAAAAAAACTGGGTATAGACGTGCAGTTTAAAGTCATCCCGCGCGAGGTGTTTGATAAAAAAGCCGTAGAAAAAGGGCAGGTTAAATTTTATGATGTCGCCTACATTGAAGTTAAACCAATAATTCGCGGGCGAGGTAATGTTAAAGAAATAGCAATTGAGCTGACTGATTTTTCCGTTTTTTATAATCAAGACAATACCGGCGAAGTTGAAGAAAAACTGCAATCTGGAGGAAATAAAATTATCATTGAAAACGGACAGGTGATCAAGATTTCTAAAGACAAAGATACGGATATCATTGAGCGCGAAGTTTTAACGAAAAAATGGACGGACTGGATTGATTATTGGTCTGTTGATTTTAATTTTGAAAGTAAAAAGGAAATTATTAGAGTTAAAAAAGAGAAAGGCGCTCAGGCTAAACTTGATGGGACAAAAGATCCTCAACAGCTGGAAATTGATGATTATACGGAGGTTTGGACCGGTAATTATATTTTTGAAAATGAATGGCAATCATTCAGGACGAAAAAAGACAGGACACTTCAGTTTACTTCCGCTTTCAAAGAAGCGCCAAAAGGTAAAATGAAAATCGCGGTTAAAGTGATTGATATTTTTGGAAATGATACGACGAAGGTTGTTGAAATTAAAATCTAGGCTATGAGCTATTTTTTAGTATTGTATTTTTTTAATATTATGAATTGGGAATTATTTTTTAATTTTATTGGTAATTTATCTCAAGTTGCTTTGGCGATCGCCGCATTTTTAGCTTTAAATAAATGGAAAGAACAGATGAAGGGAGGCGGTAAGTATAATGTTGCTAAAAAACTGATGGTTAGTTTCAGAAAAATGCAAGAAATAATAGAAAAAAAAGTCAGAAATCCTTTTTTACATCCCACTGAAGCCAATAAAAATCAAGATGATTATAATTGGCAATACTTCGTTTATCAGAAAAGATTTAAAGAAATGTACGATTATAAAATAAATAATTTTGATGAATACTCAATAGAAGCTGAAATTTTGTTGGGCGATAATGTTAAAAATATTATATCCGAATTTAATAAAAAAATAAATGAATTATCATTAGCACTTCAATGCGGATATAATATTTATAGAGGTGATACAAAGTATGAAGACGAAAGGTGTTGGCAAATGTATTCTAATAAGATTAGAGAAAATCAAGAATTATTGTGGAATATAGAAGGAGAAAAAAATAAATATTCTCCAGAACTAGAAAAAATAGTTAATGAATTAAAAAAAGAATTGAGTCAATATATACAATAGGTAATTCTGATTATAATTTATGTATGAAAGAAAAAAAGAATCAAAATAAAAATTCTATTAACTCTATAGTCGTAGGTTTTCCTGTTATCGCCCAAGGATTAGAGGCTCTAGGATACACGACAAATAAATTTTCTTTTGTAGCAAGCGCTGTTTGCGCTCTTATTTCAATATGGGGAAACTTTGCAAACAAAAAAGTTTCCGATTTTATGCTTCAATTTGAAGAGCATAAAGATGATCTTGTTATGAGCGTTGTTCAATCAGATAAGTTTATATCAGTTTTTCTTGAGCTGTTTGATAGAAATATTAAAGAGAGCAATGAAGAAAAAAGACAGTTGTTAAAAAATTATATTTTGAATATGGCTATTGGGATTGAGCAAGATTTTAATGAACATACGAAATTAATTAATGTTCTAAATAATATTACCGCCGATGAGTTGATAATATTAAAAATGTGGGGGGAGGGTGGTATTATATCTAACAACACAAGGTATAAAAATATAGGTAGAATAACAGTAAACGAGATAAGAAACTGCGTTTTGGATACAAGGAGTGTTAAAAATAATAATAAATTAGGAGCTGAAGAAGATTATATTTATAACCTATCTAAGGTAAAAGACAAATTAAATCAGATACTTCTGTCTTTAGGCTATAAAGATTTATTGTATGTCTTAAGTGAAAATAATTTTGGGTCCGGAGAAGAAGCGAGAGTAAAAAATATTACAAATTTTGGTAAAAGTTTTTTAAATTTTATAAGAAAATAATGTATCCAATTATAGAAACAATTAAACAAGCTGCTAGAGAAAAAAAAGTTTTAAAGATTATTTATCGTGAAAAAGACGGTACAAGCGAAGGCTGGCGATATGTAGAGCCTTACAGTTTTAGCCATGATAATGGTGAAGACGGTTTTTTTGCTTGGGATGCGAGCAAGGGCGGCATTAGAAGATTTTCAATAGACAGAATTAATGACGCTCAAGTCACTGATGAAACATATAATCCTAGATATGGAATAGAAATTTAATATGGAAAATAAAAAGTTTAGATTAAAAATAAAAAAGAAAACTTTACTCATAATTGATTGGGCAAATGTTTGGGGTTGGTCAAAAACTTTAAAATGGGAGGTATGCCCTAAAAAATTATTTAAATTTTTTGATAGGCCAAAAATTATTGGCAGAAGATTGTATCATGGAGTGGAGGTTGGTCAGCAAAAATCAGAAGAGTTTAAAGTTGAAATTGAAAATATTGGGTTTATTTCGGTTTCTAAAGAAGTTAAATGGCCGCCAGTTTTTTTGGAGAAACAGCAACATTTTAAAAAAATTGTAAAAGATTTGTTTGACGTTTTAGACAATGTTAAAAAAACAAATTCAGAGCTTTCAATTAAACTTTATGATTTAGCTCAGAAAATTAATAGTTTACTGGATGATCTTGCGAGCCTAGAAAAGGAAGGATCTCTTAAAAATATTTTTAGTTCTATCGAGGACTTAGATAATGAATTAAAAAAATTAAATATTGATATAGGCGGTCTTCAAGAAAATTTAAAATTACCAGTTCGACGCAGAAAATGCGATTTTGACGTTGAAATAACTAGAGATGCATTAAATTTAGTAAATGATTATGAAACCCTGTTGCTTTTTAGTGGCGATGGTGATTATGCCGCTTTAACTAAAGATTTAATTCAAAAGGGTAAAAAGGTAATTTTGGTATTTGCTCCTGGTCATATGGGAAAGGAATATCTTGAAATAGAGAATGATCTTTTTTATGCTTGTTCGATTGTTAATCTAAGAAATATTTTACAAAAATAAATCCGAGGAATTGCTCCCTCGGATTTATGTGTATCTCAACGAATAAATTCATTGAGCGTGATTAATTAAAAGATAACATAAAAATATTTAAAAATCAATAGAAAATTGTTAATAATATTATTTTATTTAATGTTAGCTATAAAATATGGCTTTACACAAAAATTTTCCAAAAGATAAATTTCAAATACTTAGTCCAGCAATCAGGTGGTTTCCGGCTGATGAAGATTTACGAAAAGAGGGTTATGAAAAACTTTTGCCTCCTTTTGTGCCGGAATTACGAGAAAAGGTGGCTGAGTGGCGAAAAGATAATTACGAAGGCGCAAGCGAAACTTCAAAAGCTCTGCTTAACTGGTGGTTTAAAGAACCGCATACGATTTATATTAAAGACGGTACTAGCGTCGCTTTTCAATATTATTATGCCCAAAGAGAAGCTGTGGAAACTATTATTTGGTTGTATGATGTAGAAAAAGTCGCCAATAAATACGATTTAATCAAGTTTGATAAATTAGGCCGGGTAAGCCCGAATATGTTTACCGAAGATTGGCTCCGTTTTGTAATAAAAATGGCAACCGGAAGCGGAAAAACAAAAGTGATGAGTTTGTTGCTCGCTTGGTCATATTTTCATAAGCTCTACGAGGAAAATTCGGAATTATCAAAAAACTTTTTACTCATTACGCCGAACATCATAGTTTTAGATCGAATCAAAGCTGATTTTGAAGGCTTAAAAATATTTTATGAAGATCCGATTTTACCTGATAACGGTTATCAAGGACAAAACTGGCAGGACGATTTTCAAATTAAATTACATTTGCAGGACGAGGTTGGCACAATTTCAAAATCTGGAAATATTTTTCTGACGAATATTCATCGAGTTTACGAGGGGAGTGTTAATGAAGCAAATTTTGACGATGAAGATTCTTCTGATTATTTTTTAGGCAGTAAAGTGGTTGGCAAAACTAATGATTCAAAAGTTGATCTGGGCGAAATTGTGCGTGATGTTGACGAGCTAATGATTATAAATGACGAAGCGCACCATATCCATGATCCAAAAATGGCGTGGTTTAAATCTATTGAAGATATACATAATAGATTATTACAAAAAGGCAAAAAATTAGCTTTACAAATTGATGTTACGGCAACGCCAAAAAATAATCGCGGTGAAATTTTTGTGCAAACTATTTCCGATTACCCCTTAGTTGAAGCTATACATCAAGGCGTGGTAAAAAATCCAGTTTTACCGGATCAGGCCAGTCGAGCAAAACTACAAGAAAAACAAAGCTCCCTGTTCGCTGAAAAGTACGAGGATTTTATTAGATTAGGCGTTGAAGAATGGGAGAAAACCTACAAAGAGCTTGAACCGACCGGCAAAAAATCAATTCTTTTTATAATGACCGACGACACAAAGAATTGCGATGATGTCGCGGGTTTTATTGAAAAAAATTATCCTAAATTAAAAGGCGCGGTTTTAACAATTCATACTAATAAAAGCGGTGAAATTTCTGAAACTACTACTGGCAAAAAAGAAAAAGAATTACAGGAGCTAAGGAAAAAGGCCAACAATATAGATAGCTTAGAAAGCCCATATAAAGTTATTGTGTCCGTTCTTATGCTTAAAGAGGGTTGGGATGTAAAAAATGTAACAACAATCGTGGGTTTGCGCCCGTACGGGTCTGAT from Patescibacteria group bacterium includes these protein-coding regions:
- a CDS encoding WYL domain-containing protein, which gives rise to MYPIIETIKQAAREKKVLKIIYREKDGTSEGWRYVEPYSFSHDNGEDGFFAWDASKGGIRRFSIDRINDAQVTDETYNPRYGIEI
- a CDS encoding helix-turn-helix transcriptional regulator, which produces MSSTNKSMIAENMKKYRNKMGISQDRLSKLADITYNTIIKIESGANKNPTIETLSKIAKALGVGVDDLIR
- a CDS encoding site-specific DNA-methyltransferase: MNLSDNEKRDIIKYLESGKPLPEKYRFLLFGEAKEVELLWSGKTDEVESMVLPFQAIEHIDEPRSEEKISAQSSLFDTSGRQIKGWSNKLIWGDNKLILSSLKNGPLRKQIETEGGLKLIYIDPPFDVGADFSMNIEIGEESFTKKPSVIEEIAFRDTWGKGQDSFLAMLYERLSLMRDLLAPDGHIFVHCDQRVNASLRFLLHDVFGKENFRNEIIWQRTSAGKTVSGNLPKNCDYILWCTKSDDYQYFGFSGELTKENIKVFSKNDNDGRGLYRTQPIIKTSSPGPATTYDYKDNNGNIWKCPKKGWRFNENRMRKLENDNRLLFTTVISEKYYLNERLEIGRQLSNLWADISGNTVGFSKESQDYPTQKPEKLLERIIKATTSESNLVADFFCGSGTTLAVAEKMGRKWIGADLGKFSIHTTRKRLIDVQRDLKSEGKDFRAFEILNIGKYEREKFLTVNENLRDEEKRIQRENKEKEFIKLILSAYKAEPVDSFNTFVGKKRDRLVAVGSIDTPVTNDFLEKIINECREKKITKADVLGFDYEMGLDFESAKKLGIDVQFKVIPREVFDKKAVEKGQVKFYDVAYIEVKPIIRGRGNVKEIAIELTDFSVFYNQDNTGEVEEKLQSGGNKIIIENGQVIKISKDKDTDIIEREVLTKKWTDWIDYWSVDFNFESKKEIIRVKKEKGAQAKLDGTKDPQQLEIDDYTEVWTGNYIFENEWQSFRTKKDRTLQFTSAFKEAPKGKMKIAVKVIDIFGNDTTKVVEIKI
- a CDS encoding DEAD/DEAH box helicase family protein, translated to MALHKNFPKDKFQILSPAIRWFPADEDLRKEGYEKLLPPFVPELREKVAEWRKDNYEGASETSKALLNWWFKEPHTIYIKDGTSVAFQYYYAQREAVETIIWLYDVEKVANKYDLIKFDKLGRVSPNMFTEDWLRFVIKMATGSGKTKVMSLLLAWSYFHKLYEENSELSKNFLLITPNIIVLDRIKADFEGLKIFYEDPILPDNGYQGQNWQDDFQIKLHLQDEVGTISKSGNIFLTNIHRVYEGSVNEANFDDEDSSDYFLGSKVVGKTNDSKVDLGEIVRDVDELMIINDEAHHIHDPKMAWFKSIEDIHNRLLQKGKKLALQIDVTATPKNNRGEIFVQTISDYPLVEAIHQGVVKNPVLPDQASRAKLQEKQSSLFAEKYEDFIRLGVEEWEKTYKELEPTGKKSILFIMTDDTKNCDDVAGFIEKNYPKLKGAVLTIHTNKSGEISETTTGKKEKELQELRKKANNIDSLESPYKVIVSVLMLKEGWDVKNVTTIVGLRPYGSDSMILPEQTLGRGLRRMFFGQDVEEYVSVIGTPAFMEFIESIKAEGVELEKRKMDRSGTPITPSVIEVDKENPKKNIDNLDIELPVLTPRIQREYKNLNLLDVAKFNNKKIGVKEFSEEEKKEIIFVEVVDEKMHHTTILNSSIEPNYQSVVGFFVQRIMKELRLFGCYDILFEKVKDFVCNYLFNNNIDLNDSNILRNLSETEVVKTIIESFKKGVNDLTVQDVGDTEIKNYIKVSSARPFVVTDKKYLLPKKSVFNKIVGDSDFELEFADFLESADDVISFAKNYSEIHFKIDYKNASGAISNYYPDFFVKTDNKTVYIVETKGREDLNDIEKINRLKQWCEDASERQKKIEYKMIYVKQEEWDKYKSKSFKQLVEVFK
- a CDS encoding NYN domain-containing protein, producing MENKKFRLKIKKKTLLIIDWANVWGWSKTLKWEVCPKKLFKFFDRPKIIGRRLYHGVEVGQQKSEEFKVEIENIGFISVSKEVKWPPVFLEKQQHFKKIVKDLFDVLDNVKKTNSELSIKLYDLAQKINSLLDDLASLEKEGSLKNIFSSIEDLDNELKKLNIDIGGLQENLKLPVRRRKCDFDVEITRDALNLVNDYETLLLFSGDGDYAALTKDLIQKGKKVILVFAPGHMGKEYLEIENDLFYACSIVNLRNILQK